The following coding sequences are from one Xiphias gladius isolate SHS-SW01 ecotype Sanya breed wild chromosome 14, ASM1685928v1, whole genome shotgun sequence window:
- the rpe65a gene encoding retinoid isomerohydrolase isoform X2: MVSRFEHPAGGYRKIFETCEELSEPLPATVTGRIPSFLKGSLLRLGPGLFEVGDEPFYHLFDGQALMHKFDFKNGQVTYFRKFVRTDAYVRAITEKRVVITEFGTFAYPDPCKNIFSRFFSYFKGVEVTDNCLVNVYPVGEDFYAVTETNYITKVNTDTLETLKKVDMCNYVNINGVTAHPHIESDGTVYNIGNCMGKGATLAYNIVKTPPTQKDKSDPIEKSKVVVQFPSAERFKPSYVHSFGMSENYFVFVETPVKINLLKFLSAWSIRGSNYMDCFESNESQGTLFHIARKNPGEYIDHKFKGAPVGMFHHINTYEDQGFIVFDLCAWKGFEFVYNYLWLANLRANWEEVKKAAMMAPQPEVRRYVIPLDVHKEEQGKNLISLPYTTATAVMHADGMIWLEPEVLFSGPRQAFEFPQINYSRYGGKNYTYTYGLGLNHFIPDRICKLNVKTKETWVWQEPDSYPSEPLFVQTPDGVDEDDGVLLTIVAAPGSQRPAYLLILNAKDLSEVARAEVECSIPVTFHGMYKP; encoded by the exons ATGGTCAGCCG ATTCGAACACCCAGCTGGTGGCTACAGGAAGATTTTTGAGACATGTGAGGAGCTGTCTGAGCCTCTTCCAGCAACGGTCACAG GTAGGATTCCTTCATTTCTGAAGGGAAGTCTTCTCCGTTTGGGACCTGGGCTTTTTGAGGTTGGAGATGAACCTTTCTATCACCTCTTTGATGGCCAGGCCCTTATGCACAAATTCGACTTCAAGAACGGTCAAGTCACCTACTTCCGAAA GTTTGTCAGAACAGATGCTTATGTGCGGGCCATCACAGAGAAGCGTGTGGTGATCACTGAGTTCGGTACATTTGCATATCCTGATCcctgcaaaaacattttctccag gttTTTCTCTTACTTCAAGGGTGTTGAGGTCACAGACAACTGCCTGGTGAATGTCTACCCTGTCGGTGAGGACTTTTATGCTGTAACAGAAACCAACTACATCACTAAAGTAAACACTGACACCTTGGAGACACTGAAGAAG GTTGATATGTGCAACTATGTCAACATTAATGGAGTGACAGCCCACCCTCATATTGAGAGTGATGGTACAGTGTATAACATTGGAAACTGCATGGGGAAAGGAGCAACACTGGCCTACAACATTGTCAAGACCCCACCCACACAGAAAG ATAAGTCTGACCCCATCGAGAAGTCCAAGGTGGTGGTGCAGTTCCCCAGTGCTGAGAGGTTCAAGCCCTCCTATGTGCACAG CTTCGGCATGTCAGAAAACTATTTTGTGTTCGTGGAGACCCCAGTGAAAATCAACCTGCTGAAATTCCTGAGTGCCTGGAGCATCCGAGGCTCCAACTACATGGACTGCTTCGAGTCCAACGAGAGCCAAGGA ACCTTGTTCCACATTGCCAGGAAAAACCCAGGCGAGTACATCGACCATAAGTTCAAAGGGGCACCAGTCGGCATGTTTCATCACATCAACACCTATGAGGACCAAGGATTCATTGTTTTTGACCTGTGCGCTTGGAAAGG aTTCGAGTTTGTTTACAACTACCTTTGGCTGGCCAACCTGAGAGCAAACtgggaggaggtgaagaaggCGGCCATGATGGCGCCCCAGCCGGAGGTCCGCAGATATGTTATTCCCCTGGACGTCCACAAG GAGGAGCAGGGGAAGAACCTCATCAGCCTGCCGTACACCACAGCCACAGCGGTGATGCACGCCGATGGGATGATCTGGTTGGAGCCTGAGGTGCTGTTCTCCGGGCCTCGCCAAG cGTTTGAGTTCCCTCAGATCAACTACAGCAGGTATGGAGGGAAGAATTACACATACACCTATGGCCTGGGTCTCAACCATTTCATACCCGACAGG ATCTGCAAGTTGAACGTAAAGACCAAGGAGACCTGGGTATGGCAAGAACCAGACTCCTACCCCTCAGAGCCCCTGTTTGTCCAGACTCCTGATGGGGTAGATGAGGATGATG GAGTACTGTTGACCATCGTGGCCGCTCCCGGCTCCCAGAGACCAGCATATCTCCTCATCCTCAACGCCAAGGATCTGTCTGAGGTCGCCAGAGCAGAAGTGGAGTGCAGCATTCCTGTCACCTTTCATGGGATGTACAAACCCTAA
- the rpe65a gene encoding retinoid isomerohydrolase isoform X1, with product MFLLSDDRFEHPAGGYRKIFETCEELSEPLPATVTGRIPSFLKGSLLRLGPGLFEVGDEPFYHLFDGQALMHKFDFKNGQVTYFRKFVRTDAYVRAITEKRVVITEFGTFAYPDPCKNIFSRFFSYFKGVEVTDNCLVNVYPVGEDFYAVTETNYITKVNTDTLETLKKVDMCNYVNINGVTAHPHIESDGTVYNIGNCMGKGATLAYNIVKTPPTQKDKSDPIEKSKVVVQFPSAERFKPSYVHSFGMSENYFVFVETPVKINLLKFLSAWSIRGSNYMDCFESNESQGTLFHIARKNPGEYIDHKFKGAPVGMFHHINTYEDQGFIVFDLCAWKGFEFVYNYLWLANLRANWEEVKKAAMMAPQPEVRRYVIPLDVHKEEQGKNLISLPYTTATAVMHADGMIWLEPEVLFSGPRQAFEFPQINYSRYGGKNYTYTYGLGLNHFIPDRICKLNVKTKETWVWQEPDSYPSEPLFVQTPDGVDEDDGVLLTIVAAPGSQRPAYLLILNAKDLSEVARAEVECSIPVTFHGMYKP from the exons ATGTTCTTACTCTCTGATGATAGATTCGAACACCCAGCTGGTGGCTACAGGAAGATTTTTGAGACATGTGAGGAGCTGTCTGAGCCTCTTCCAGCAACGGTCACAG GTAGGATTCCTTCATTTCTGAAGGGAAGTCTTCTCCGTTTGGGACCTGGGCTTTTTGAGGTTGGAGATGAACCTTTCTATCACCTCTTTGATGGCCAGGCCCTTATGCACAAATTCGACTTCAAGAACGGTCAAGTCACCTACTTCCGAAA GTTTGTCAGAACAGATGCTTATGTGCGGGCCATCACAGAGAAGCGTGTGGTGATCACTGAGTTCGGTACATTTGCATATCCTGATCcctgcaaaaacattttctccag gttTTTCTCTTACTTCAAGGGTGTTGAGGTCACAGACAACTGCCTGGTGAATGTCTACCCTGTCGGTGAGGACTTTTATGCTGTAACAGAAACCAACTACATCACTAAAGTAAACACTGACACCTTGGAGACACTGAAGAAG GTTGATATGTGCAACTATGTCAACATTAATGGAGTGACAGCCCACCCTCATATTGAGAGTGATGGTACAGTGTATAACATTGGAAACTGCATGGGGAAAGGAGCAACACTGGCCTACAACATTGTCAAGACCCCACCCACACAGAAAG ATAAGTCTGACCCCATCGAGAAGTCCAAGGTGGTGGTGCAGTTCCCCAGTGCTGAGAGGTTCAAGCCCTCCTATGTGCACAG CTTCGGCATGTCAGAAAACTATTTTGTGTTCGTGGAGACCCCAGTGAAAATCAACCTGCTGAAATTCCTGAGTGCCTGGAGCATCCGAGGCTCCAACTACATGGACTGCTTCGAGTCCAACGAGAGCCAAGGA ACCTTGTTCCACATTGCCAGGAAAAACCCAGGCGAGTACATCGACCATAAGTTCAAAGGGGCACCAGTCGGCATGTTTCATCACATCAACACCTATGAGGACCAAGGATTCATTGTTTTTGACCTGTGCGCTTGGAAAGG aTTCGAGTTTGTTTACAACTACCTTTGGCTGGCCAACCTGAGAGCAAACtgggaggaggtgaagaaggCGGCCATGATGGCGCCCCAGCCGGAGGTCCGCAGATATGTTATTCCCCTGGACGTCCACAAG GAGGAGCAGGGGAAGAACCTCATCAGCCTGCCGTACACCACAGCCACAGCGGTGATGCACGCCGATGGGATGATCTGGTTGGAGCCTGAGGTGCTGTTCTCCGGGCCTCGCCAAG cGTTTGAGTTCCCTCAGATCAACTACAGCAGGTATGGAGGGAAGAATTACACATACACCTATGGCCTGGGTCTCAACCATTTCATACCCGACAGG ATCTGCAAGTTGAACGTAAAGACCAAGGAGACCTGGGTATGGCAAGAACCAGACTCCTACCCCTCAGAGCCCCTGTTTGTCCAGACTCCTGATGGGGTAGATGAGGATGATG GAGTACTGTTGACCATCGTGGCCGCTCCCGGCTCCCAGAGACCAGCATATCTCCTCATCCTCAACGCCAAGGATCTGTCTGAGGTCGCCAGAGCAGAAGTGGAGTGCAGCATTCCTGTCACCTTTCATGGGATGTACAAACCCTAA
- the LOC120799347 gene encoding RING finger protein 11-like, with translation MGNCLKSPTSDDISLLHESQSDRASFGDGTDPDLEPPPPYQEQAHMPMYHPTPSQARLATQLTEEEQIRIAQRIGLIQHLPKGVYDGGHDGSEKKIRECVICMLDFVYGDPIRFLPCMHIYHMDCIDDWLMRSFTCPSCMEPVDAALLSTYETN, from the exons ATGGGCAACTGTCTCAAGTCTCCGACATCAGACGACATCTCTCTGCTTCATGAATCTCAGTCAGACAGGGCGAGTTTCGGTGACGGGACGGATCCGGACCTGGAGCCACCTCCGCCGTACCAG GAGCAGGCTCACATGCCCATGTACCATCCCACGCCTAGTCAGGCCCGTCTGGCCACCcagctgacagaggaggagcagatCCGCATAGCTCAGCGCATCGGCCTCATCCAGCACCTCCCTAAGGGCGTTTATGATGGAGGGCACGACGGCTCTGAGAAAAAGATCAGAGA GTGCGTGATCTGCATGCTGGACTTTGTATACGGGGACCCCATCCGGTTCCTGCCGTGTATGCACATCTACCACATGGACTGTATAGACGACTGGCTGATGAGATCCTTCACCTGCCCCTCCTGCATGGAGCCTGTGGATGCTGCCCTGCTCTCCACTTACGAGACCAACTGA